From the Planktothricoides raciborskii GIHE-MW2 genome, the window CCAGAGACCACCATATTGTCGGTTATTGTCCTCGGTATTTAGTGGCAGATGCCCTGGAACTTGTGCGAGAAAAGCCAGAGTTAGTAAATGTACAAGTTGAGCGAGTTAACCCAGCACCAACCCCCCTGCATTTTCGCTTATTGTGCAACATGACCGCTGAATGGCCAGAAAAATTTATTCCTTTCTCTGGAAAAGAATATCAACCCATTCTATCGGAGGTATGGGAACAGCGATAGCGCATCCGCAACGGGAGAGCGATCGCACCGAGTCTCAGTTACTTATTTAAACGGATATCCGCTAAAATAAGCCTTTAAAGAGCGATCGCCCTCCGCGATCGCTTCGCTAACGCGCATCTGGCGTCAGCTAAAATCGACCAATAACTCAGATCGCACGTCAAGTAACCAGAGATACATCTATGCCTAATCTATCTCTTCCCTATCCCGAAGACTTACTGATTACTTCGGGCAAATCACCCCAAGCTTTAGAAGCTGAATATTTTTACTGGCAGTCAAATTGTTTGAATTACGCCGGTTATCTCTGGGCAAAGCCGCTGAGTTTTGCCATAAGAACAAACTGCAATTTATGTACGAACTCGGACGTTTACAAGTTCCGGTAATTAACCTGGCCGATGACCAAATTGCTGAGGAATTGCGTGATGATTAATTGCCAAATTTTTTTACCACAGAGACACAGAGAAACACAGAGAAACAGCGATCGTCAGGATCAAGAATTATAATTAGGGACTTGAATAAATCCCATCCCAACTTGATTAAAATGATCGTCTCCCGTCAAAATAAAGGTAATTCCATATTCTTTCATTACCACCATTGAGGATAAGTCCGTAAATGAACTTCGTGGTTTGTCTATATAATATTTACTACGCAGTGAACAGGTTTTTGCAAATCGTGCTTCATTGATAAAAATTTGATGAAATTTCTGATTTTCAAAACTTTTAAATAGGGTTTGCATAGCCTGATTTGCTTGATCTAATCAAGATTGATTCATTTCTCGATCGCAGTTTTGAGCTAGAGTGCCATGATCTACTTGACCGATGAAATCTGCCAGAGGATCGGTCATGGTGTTTTCTGAAGGTTGGTTAACCTGATTAATAAATTGTAGAACTTGGTTCAGTTGTGGCTCGGAGATGTGACTAATTTTTTTTAATATTTCTTGACGGATTTCAGTGGTGGTCATGGTTTTTATGGGTTTTTACTGTTCTCTTCAATTATATATAGCGAGTATGTAGGGTGGGCAAAATTTTGCCCACCCTACCGATGGGGTCTTGGAGTTTATCAAATAATTTTTGTCATTATTTTCCCTATCTTCTTCTCTGTATCCTCTGTGTCTCTGTGGTGAATTTTTAAGGCATCAACTCCAAAACAATCCCCACCCGACTATCATCATCCCCGTCAGCAATTTGCCATTGTAAATCCGTGGCTAACCGCACATTCCGACTCACCGCATAGCCCACGGAAAAACTAGCCAAACCCACCGACTCATCCCCACCAATCCCCACTTGACTATAACCCAGAGAAATATCCCCGGCGCCGCCACGGGATAAAGCCAACATCAACCTGCCACCAACTTCTAACCCATTGGTAGAATAAGCTTCAGTTTCTAAATGGCGATAGCCTACCACTGGGGCAATATTCACATAGTTACCCAAGGGTAATAAATAGTAACGCAATTGGGCGCCAGCGGAGGTGCGATCGCCATTCCCACTTGCCTGATAATCTCCGCTTACCGTCAGACCTGTGCCACCCAAAAACAAATCCTCCACTCCCACATTAAACCCACTGGCATCATCAGTCGAAGGAAACTGAGAATATCCCGCCCGGACTCTGGTGCGAAAACTCGGATCGGAGCGAATATCTTTTAACACATCCGGCACTTCCTGTAACCAGCGCTGCAACACCGGACTTTCCTCAATAATTTCTGGGCTTAAATCCAAATCTGCGGGATTAACTTGGGAAGAGCGATCGCCCTGACCCCAAACTGGCATCAGGTGACAGCCTAAACCCAACAAACTACCGACCAATCCCAGACCTAACTTTTGTAATAGCATTCTAATTATTAATTTAAGCGATAAATATCCCCCAGGTGGGGTTCGGAGAGGCGCAAGCATTGCGCCCCTACATAAAATAACGATTTTTCTTCTTAAGCGGTTTCAAAACCCCTGCAAGAATAGCTTCTTAAGAGAGGCTCTCATGCGATCGCAATAATAGCAAGGCGATCGCCTTACATCAACACACCCCAAATCCCCAAATCCCCAAATCCCCAAATAAAAACGGCCCTGGTAAAACCAGGGCCGATAACACGAAACAACAGAGGAGCGAAAACGAAAACAGAAACTTACTTAACGAACAACTCCCTGGGCAGTAGCAGCATCCAAAGGCTTCATCAGATAAAGCCGCAGCAGTTGCCAGCCCATAGAAACAAACAAGGGGAGTTTTTGGAAGAACTGCAAAAACTTCGGAGTGTTGGAATTTGCAATTTCAGCTAGTTTAGCATTATTTGCCGCACAAATATCCAGCCGCTGATAAAATTCTGGATCGTTCACATTCAGCATCACCGGGAACACCCGACCAGCGGTTTCATTGGTTTTCTCGATCACGTGAATATCGTACTCGCGAGCATTCAAACCAATGGAAGCATAGAAATCAGCCCGTTGCAAGTCATTCAGGTACATAGTGACAAACACGGACAGCAAGAAGAAGCGGCACCACAGTTTAGCTTTCCAGTCATTTAAAATACTGGGCTGAGACTTCATAATCGCATCAAAGAAATCTCCGTGGCGGTTTTCATCCTGACACCAGTTTTCAAACCAGCGGAAAATCGGATAAATCCGGTTTTCGGGATGGGATTCTAAATGACGATAAATGGTGATATAACGCCAGTAACCAATTTTTTCCGACAGGTAGGTGGCGTAGAAAATGAATTTTGGCTTAAAGAAGGTGTAATTCTTGCTTTTGGTCAAAAAGCCTAGATCCAACTGTAAGTTGAAATCGGACATAGCTTTATTCAAGAAGCCAGCGTGACGAGCTTCGTCCCGAGACATCAGGTTAAAGCATTCCGCTAACACGGGGCTTTTGTCTTTAAGACGACGACCCAGTTCTTTGTATAGGAGGAACCCGGAAAACTCAGCGGTACAAGAACGCTCCAGAAATTCGATAAATAACCGGCGAGTGTCTCCATCAATATGATCGAAGGATTGATTAAATTCCTCATCCCGCACGAAGTGATGACGGTTATAGTCGGCGCGGAATTCTTCAAGGATAGCTTGCAGTTCATCCTCATTCGGTGAGATGTCCATTTTTTCCATCTCATCGAAGTCAGTGGTATAGAAGCGGGGGGTGAGGATGGTGTCCTTAGCAGGGATTTTGACCCCAGGTCTGAGTTCTTCAAAGGACGCTGGTTTTTTGAGGGAATCTACCATAGATCGATTTCTTGAGAAAATTTTTCAATGAATAACGGACAGAAACTGTGCAGGCGGATCCATCCAGTTCCGACTGAATGGATCTGACTCATGCTTTCCCGTTGAGGGCAAGGGGCGTTTAGGATTTCCCCGGTAATCTAGGGTTAAAGGATTGATTAATAAAAATCATTCCTAGTCTAGACTAAGGGTTCCTTTACCCCATCCGCATCTCCCCAATCCGCAGGAACGGAATTTGTTCGGATATTTATGAGAGCAGTATTTGCTAATAAGTTCCAGTGTATCAGTGCTTCTTGGACTAAGATACGACAAAATCGTTAAGATTCACAACAGTTTGTAAAGTTATGTAAAGAAACACGCAGTAAATCTTTATATAGGGCGTATATAAGGCGGGAAATACTGATTACCGAAATATTCAGGATGTTGATGTACGGTTTCCGCGACTTAGCACTCAGTGCCAGAGAGTGCTAAATTTTCTATTTGGAAAGCTACACAGTAAGAATCTATGGCTAAAATTGTTGCATTTGATGAAGAGTCTCGGCGATCGCTGGAAAAAGGAATTAACGCTTTAGCTGATGCGGTGCGGATTACGATGGGGCCGAGAGGACGGAATGTAGTTCTAGAGAAAAAATTTGGCGCCCCACAGATTGTCAATGATGGGATTACCATTGCCAAAGAAATCGATCTAGAAGATCCTCTGGAAAATACCGGCGCCAAGCTAATTCAAGAAGTCGCTGCCAAGACCAAAGATGTGGCTGGAGATGGCACCACCACCGCTACGGTTTTAGCCCAGGCCATGATTCGCGAAGGGTTAAAAATTGTGGCCGCAGGAGCTAACCCCGTGTCAGTCAGACGGGGGATTGAAAAAACTGTAGCCAAGCTAGTGGAAGAAATCAAGGCGATCGCCAAACCCGTAGAAGGGGCTGCGATCGCTCAGGTAGCCACAGTTTCCGCTGGCAACGACGAAGAAATTGGTCAGATGATTGCCGAAGCAATGGACAAAGTGACCAAAGACGGAGTAATCACCGCCGAAGAATCCAAATCTTTGACCACGGAATTAGAAGTAGTCGAAGGGATGCAAATCGATCGCGGCTATATTTCTCCCTACTTTGTCACCGACAACGAACGGATGGTAGTGGAATTTGAAAATCCCCTAATCCTGATTGCTGACAAAAAAATTAGCTCCATCCAAGACCTCGTAGGCATTCTAGAAAAAGTTGCCCGCCAAGGCAAACCCTTATTAATCATTGCCGAAGACGTAGACGGGGAAGCCCTAGCTACCTTAGTGGTAAATAAAGCTCGCGGAGTCTTAAATATCGCCGCCATCAAATCTCCTGGATTTGGCGAACGCCGCAAAGCCATGCTGCAAGACATCGCCATCCTCACCAGTGGGCAATTAATTTCTGAAGAAATTGGCCTCAGCTTAGATACCGCCACCGTGGATATGCTGGGTACTGCCCGCAAGATCACCATTAGCAAAGACAACACCACCATCGTGGCTGAACCCGATGCGAAAACCAAGGGTGAAATTGCCAAACGGATCGAGCAACTGCGGAAAGAATTAAGCAGAACCGATTCCGAATACGACAAAGAAAAACTGCAAGAACGGATTGCCAAACTTGCCGGTGGTGTAGCAGTAATTAAAGTTGGCGCACCCACGGAAACCGAACTCAAAGAGCGCAAGCTGCGGATTGAAGATGCCCTCAACGCTACCAAAGCCGCTGTAGAAGAAGGTATTGTCCCTGGTGGTGGCACCACTTTACTGCACTTAATTCGGAAAATCGATGCAATTAAGGCTGATTTCAATGCGGAAGAAAAACTCGGCGCTCAAATCCTGCAAAAAGCCTTAGAAGCACCCGTGCGTCAAATTGCCGAAAATGCTGGGGTTGAAGGTTCGGTGATTGTGGAGAAAGTCCGCGAAAGCGCTTTCAACGTTGGCTACAACGCCATTACCGGCAAATTTGAGGATATGATTGCCGCTGGAATCATCGACCCGGCGAAAGTTGTTCGTTCTTCCTTACAAAATGCTGCTTCGATCGCCAGTATGGTCTTGACTACGGAAGCTTTAGTCGTTGAAAAACCAGAACCCCCGTCTCGGATGCCCGCAGGGGATCCAATGGGCGGCATGGGCGGCATGGGCGGCATGGGCGGCATGGGCGGCATGGGCGGCATGGGCATGATGTAGTTCAATGGGATGCCATCAATCTTTAATAAAGAGAAACAGAGAGAGGCGAAAACCATTAAGTCGGTTCTTGATGGAAAGGTGATGGATCGAGACGTAAATGGCGCTCGCGGGATATTCTTGCGGGCTTTGGTAGATACGCCCTGGATGCGTGAGCATCTTGCATTTGTTAATGAAAGTTAGCAAAAAGGTATCGGTAGAGAGAATATAGAGATTGATGGCACCTCGCTGCTCATTTATCAAGATGCAGAAAGATGTGGATAAAACCTCTGCATCATAACTGCTTGATGCGTACCCGGCTGTATTAGGATATACCAAGGGAGATGTTCTATTGTGTCTTCAGTTCAATATCTCTTATAGGGCAACTCTGAGACTGTTGACGAAAGTTTTAGTGAGAGAAAAGCTTTCTGTTTAACAGTTAACGGCCAACGATGAATGAAAACCAGCAGCTTGTCCTAAAGGACAAGCTGCTTTTTTATGGGGAGCGGGGTGTGGGGTGTGGGGGTGCGGGGGTGCGGGGGTGCGGGGCAAGAGAAGTGAAAAGTCGTAGGGGCTTTCTGGCCATAAGGCCTGACGGATTATGCTTCGCAAGGACGCCCGTACAAAAGTCGTAGGGGCTTTCTGGCCATAAGGCCTGACGAATTATGCTTCGCAAGGACGCCCGTACAAAAAAAATATCACTATTCACTATTCACTATTCACTATTCCCTACACCTCTTACCCTTCGGCAGGCTCAGGGCTACACCCCGCTCCCCTGCGCCCAGGTGTAGAGGAGAAAAGGAAAAAATTGGGTTTTTTTCGGAAGGGAGGCGATCGCGCTCTAACACTAAACAAACGTTAAAATTAAACTCACAACCAGCGTTTACAAGAGGAAATTTGTATGGCCTTGGCACTCACACCGAATAATGTGGAAACGGTTTTGGATGAACTCCGCCCTTATTTAATGTCAGACGGCGGTAATGTGGAACTGGTGGAAATCGATGGCCCGATTGTCAAATTGCGTTTGCAAGGAGCTTGTGGGTCTTGCCCCAGTTCAACCATGACTTTACGCATGGGCATTGAGCGCAAACTCCGCGAGTCAATTCCAGAAATTGCCGAAGTGGAACAGGTAATTTAAATTTCTTTCCGTTGACCGTTGACCCCCTTCTGCACGGGGGCTAACCCCTAAATGTAGGGGCGATTCGCTTGCTCGCCCCTACATTTGTTATAACAGATGACAGATGACAGATAATTTAGTTGGCGCGATCGCAAATCAAACCATATATAGACGAAATATAGACGAAAAGTTAAATAACACCGAATATAACCGATAATATAATCATCTACCAGAACGTACACCTGATTGGGTAGAGCAAATTAAAAGGTTATCCGGGCTGCGTCCGAAATTAATCATTTATTCTGAGGAGCAATCGTGAAGCGAAGCCCCGAAGCGCTACTCGAATCGCGGCTGGTTGATCTAAATGTAGCGTCCCTGCTGTAGGGGTCAACGGCTGTTGACCCGAAATTCTGGCCATTTCTAACGAAAGGAAAGAAAAAAAATCCTTAGATTTTACTTAGATAAAAATTCAATCTATTTATAAAATTTAGATGTAATTTTTATCTAAAAAGCGGCTTCAAAAGCACAAAAAATAGCAGGTAAAATACTTACATAATTGGCGTTTTGGTTTGATTTTTCAAGTGAAATTATCCTCACAGTGAATTATGACTCATCCTTTATACGTTGCTTTTATTTGGCATCAACATCAACCCCTCTACAAATCCCGGATTGCCAATCAATACCGTTTGCCGTGGGTGCGTTTACATGGCACCAAAGATTATTTGGATTTGGTACTGTTATTATCTCGATATCCCAAATTGCATCAAACGGTGAACTTGGTTCCCTCTTTGATTTTGCAGATAGAAGAATATATCGAAGGGAAGGCATTCGATCCTTATTTGATGGCTTCTTTAACGGCGGCGGATCAACTGACTCTGGAACAGAAACATTTTATTGTAGAGCATTTCTTTGATGCTAATCACCATACTTTAATTGATCCGCATCCTCGCTACGGGCAACTGTATCATCAACGACTTTCCAAAGGCCCAGCTTGGTGTCTGGAAAATTGGAACCGCCAAGATTATGACGATTTGCTGGCATGGCATAATTTGGCCTGGATCGATCCGATATTTTGGGATGACCCAGAGATTTCTCAGTGGTTGGAAAAAGGGCAGAATTTTACTTTGAGCGATCGCCAACTTATCTATTCCAAGCAACGGGAAATCATGGGGAAAATTGTTCCCCAACACCGACAAATGCAAGATGCCGGTCAATTAGAAGTAACCACCACTCCCTATACTCACCCGATATTGCCCTTATTAGCGGATACGAATTGCGGACGGGTTGCGGTTCCCAACATGACCTTACCCCAGCAACGTTTCCAATGGGAAGAAGATATTCCGCGCCATTTACGCAAAGCTTGGGAAATGTATCAAGACCGCTTTGGTCGGACTCCTCGTGGGTTATGGCCATCAGAACAAGCGGTGAGTCCGGCAATTTTACCCTATATTGCAGACCAAGGTTTTCAGTGGATTTGCTCTGATGAAGCGGTGTTAGGCTGGACAATGCAGCACTTTTTCCATCGTGATGGGGCGGGGAATGTACTAGAACCGCAGTTACTTTATCGTCCCTATCGCTTAGAAACCCCTCACGGGGATTTGGCGATTGTCTTCCGCGACCACCGTTTGTCGGATTTGATTGGCTTTACTTATGGTTCAATGGAGCCAAGACGGGCAGCTTCCGATCTGGTGGGTCACTTGGAAGCGATTCGCTATCGTTTGCAGGAGCAACAGTCAGATCCTGTAGGGGCGCAATGCTTGCGCCCGGAAAATTATGACGGGGGTAGTGGGTTACAAGCCCCTTGGTTGGTGACGATCGCCCTAGACGGGGAAAATTGCTGGGAATTTTATCACCGAGATGGGGAACCGTTCTTAAATGCCCTTTATACCAATTTGAGCGATCATCCCGATATTAAATTAGTCACCGTCTCAGAATTTTTAGATAAATTTGGCACGACGGCAACTCTGGAAAGCGATCGCCTGCATAGTGGGTCTTGGGTCGATGGCAGCTTAACTACTTGGATTGGCGATCCGGCAAAAAATCGGGCTTGGGACTTGTTAACCGCAGCGCGGCAAGTTTTGGCGAATCATCCCGAAGCGACGGAAGAAACCAACCCCGAAGCCTGGGAAGCGTTATATGCAGCGGAAGGCTCTGACTGGTTCTGGTGGTTTGGGGAAGGTCATTCGTCCAACCAAGATGCCATGTTTGACCAGTTATTCCGAGAACATTTATATGCCATTTATCAGGCATTAAATGAACCCATTCCCGAAGAGTTGCGGCGACCTGTAGAAAAACATGAGGCAACAGGCGTTCGCGGCAGCGTTGCGGAGCAAAATCGCCGTCCTGAAAGTTTCATTCACCCGATTATTGATGGGGTTGGGGACGAACAAGACTGGGATCGCGCCGGTCGGATTGAAATTGGCGGCGCCCGGGGCACCATGCATCGCAGCAGTGCATTACAACGCCTCTGGTATGGAGTCGATCACTTGAATTTTTATCTGCGCTTAGATTTTAAAACTGGTGCCAAACCGGGGAAAGATTTTCCTCCAGAATTGCGCTTGCTTTGGTACTATCCCGATAAACCAATGTGCAATAGTCCCATTCCCCTGGCAGAATTGCCCCATGAAGCGCCGTTAAATTATTTCTTCCATCATCAGTTAGGGATTAATTTACAAACGCGATCGCTTTGGTTCCACGAAGCGCGAGAAAATCATCAATGGCACGCCCGACCCACACGGGCGCAAATGGCCTTTAATAAATGCTTAGAAATCGCTATCCCTTGGGCTGACCTGCCCACGGATCCTGATTGGTCTTTGCATTTGTTATTAGTGATGGCTGATATGGGTCGCTATCGGGAAGCAGCCCCAGAAAATGCTCTTGTACCGATTTCTGTCCCATAATATGAATAATTGATAATTGATAATTGATAATTGATAATTAATCAGTGAAAAAATCTAAATTGTCCATTGTGGATTATAAATTGTCCATTATCAATTGTCCATTATCAATTGAATAATTATGGTGCCAATCAAATCATTAAGAACTAGCAATTGGTTAGAGGATAACCAGGAATATTTGGGGCGATCGCTCGACCGGGTGCGGTTGTTGTTGCAACAAAAGCTGCAACGACAATTGAACGATGATGCGGAAATTGTCCCAGAGGAAATTGACCGCGAGTTATTCGAGGATGAGATAAGCTGGCAATGGCAAACCTCACCAGCCCTAGAACAACTTTGCGAAACTTTTGGTTTATCGGATTTTGATCGCGATTTATTGCTGCTATGTGCGGGCATGGAATTAGATAGAAATTGGGGCAATCTTTGCGCCGGAATTCACGGAGATACGCAAAGTAATTATCCGACATTTGGTTTAGGATTAGATATTTTTCCTAATAAAAATTGGCAAGCCTTAACCGCAAACAGTCCCCTGCGTCGCTGGCGACTAATTTCTGTAGGTGCGGGGAATGCCTTGACTACGGCGCCGTTGCGAATTGAAGAGCGAGTCTTGCATTATTTGATGGGGGCTACAGCTTTCGAGGAACAGTTGCGATTTATTGTCCGGCCATTTTCTGTAAAAGCGACTCGTTTTTCGCCCTTAAACATTGCGGATTTGCCGCCATCTCATCGCCAAATAGCTGAGGAAGTGGCGGAGATATTGGGCAACGAAACCAGGGAGGGTTTTACCCTGGTACAACTTTGCGGCAGTGATGTGGCTAGTAAGCGATCGCTGGCTGGGGTAGCTTGTGAATTGTTGGGATGGAATCTGCATATTATGGCGGCAGATGTGATCCCAATTCATGCTAACGATATTGCCGAATTAATTCAGTTGTGGGAACGAGAAGCTATTTTAAGCAATAGCGCTTTATTGCTTGATTGCGATGAGATTGATAGCAATGATTTGGCCAGAGAAAATGCGATCGCCAGGATGATTGAAAACTATCATCAACCGCTGATTGTCACCAGCCGCGATCGCCGACATCCTCGACAAAGACCTTTTGTCACCTTTGATGTCAAACAACCCACCCCCGCAGAACAGCGCCTCCTTTGGCAAAATGCCCTCGGTAGCGATACGGAATTAAACGGTTATGTGAATAAATTAGTGTCTCATTTTAATTTAAGCGTTCCAGAGATTTATGCCGCTTGCATTAAAGCCGGGAAAGCGATCGCTGATCCCCCCCCTTTTCAAGGGGGGCCAGGGGGGGATCTCGAAAATAACCAGGATAACAATGAGTTGGGCGATCGCTTGTGGGATGCTTGCCGGATCCAGGCGCGATCGCGTATGGAAGACCTCGCCCAACGCATTGATTCCGGCAACACCTGGGATGACCTAGTGCTACCCGAAGCCCAACGCAACACCCTGCGGGAAATAGTCAGCCATGTGCGACAACGGGGGAAAGTCTATGAAACTTGGGGATTTGGCGGCAAAAATGAGCGAGGTTTAGGGATTAGTGCCTTATTTGCCGGTTCCAGTGGCACGGGAAAAACAATGGCTGCCGATATTATTGCCCAACAATTAGAACTAGATTTATATCGGATTGACCTAAGTTCAATTATCAGTAAATATATCGGTGAAACCGAGAAAAACTTGCGAAAAGTATTCGATGCGGCGGAAGCAGGGGGATCGATATTATTATTTGATGAAGCCGATGCTTTATTTGGCAAACGTAGCGAAGTCAAAGATTCCCACGATCGCCATGCGAATATCGAAGTTGCTTACCTATTGCAGCGGATGGAAGCCTATCGGGGATTAGCCAT encodes:
- a CDS encoding UPF0175 family protein — translated: MAVKLFELRRLSLGKAAEFCHKNKLQFMYELGRLQVPVINLADDQIAEELRDD
- the acsF gene encoding magnesium-protoporphyrin IX monomethyl ester (oxidative) cyclase codes for the protein MVDSLKKPASFEELRPGVKIPAKDTILTPRFYTTDFDEMEKMDISPNEDELQAILEEFRADYNRHHFVRDEEFNQSFDHIDGDTRRLFIEFLERSCTAEFSGFLLYKELGRRLKDKSPVLAECFNLMSRDEARHAGFLNKAMSDFNLQLDLGFLTKSKNYTFFKPKFIFYATYLSEKIGYWRYITIYRHLESHPENRIYPIFRWFENWCQDENRHGDFFDAIMKSQPSILNDWKAKLWCRFFLLSVFVTMYLNDLQRADFYASIGLNAREYDIHVIEKTNETAGRVFPVMLNVNDPEFYQRLDICAANNAKLAEIANSNTPKFLQFFQKLPLFVSMGWQLLRLYLMKPLDAATAQGVVR
- the groL gene encoding chaperonin GroEL (60 kDa chaperone family; promotes refolding of misfolded polypeptides especially under stressful conditions; forms two stacked rings of heptamers to form a barrel-shaped 14mer; ends can be capped by GroES; misfolded proteins enter the barrel where they are refolded when GroES binds), translated to MAKIVAFDEESRRSLEKGINALADAVRITMGPRGRNVVLEKKFGAPQIVNDGITIAKEIDLEDPLENTGAKLIQEVAAKTKDVAGDGTTTATVLAQAMIREGLKIVAAGANPVSVRRGIEKTVAKLVEEIKAIAKPVEGAAIAQVATVSAGNDEEIGQMIAEAMDKVTKDGVITAEESKSLTTELEVVEGMQIDRGYISPYFVTDNERMVVEFENPLILIADKKISSIQDLVGILEKVARQGKPLLIIAEDVDGEALATLVVNKARGVLNIAAIKSPGFGERRKAMLQDIAILTSGQLISEEIGLSLDTATVDMLGTARKITISKDNTTIVAEPDAKTKGEIAKRIEQLRKELSRTDSEYDKEKLQERIAKLAGGVAVIKVGAPTETELKERKLRIEDALNATKAAVEEGIVPGGGTTLLHLIRKIDAIKADFNAEEKLGAQILQKALEAPVRQIAENAGVEGSVIVEKVRESAFNVGYNAITGKFEDMIAAGIIDPAKVVRSSLQNAASIASMVLTTEALVVEKPEPPSRMPAGDPMGGMGGMGGMGGMGGMGGMGMM
- a CDS encoding NifU family protein, whose protein sequence is MALALTPNNVETVLDELRPYLMSDGGNVELVEIDGPIVKLRLQGACGSCPSSTMTLRMGIERKLRESIPEIAEVEQVI
- a CDS encoding glycoside hydrolase, which produces MTHPLYVAFIWHQHQPLYKSRIANQYRLPWVRLHGTKDYLDLVLLLSRYPKLHQTVNLVPSLILQIEEYIEGKAFDPYLMASLTAADQLTLEQKHFIVEHFFDANHHTLIDPHPRYGQLYHQRLSKGPAWCLENWNRQDYDDLLAWHNLAWIDPIFWDDPEISQWLEKGQNFTLSDRQLIYSKQREIMGKIVPQHRQMQDAGQLEVTTTPYTHPILPLLADTNCGRVAVPNMTLPQQRFQWEEDIPRHLRKAWEMYQDRFGRTPRGLWPSEQAVSPAILPYIADQGFQWICSDEAVLGWTMQHFFHRDGAGNVLEPQLLYRPYRLETPHGDLAIVFRDHRLSDLIGFTYGSMEPRRAASDLVGHLEAIRYRLQEQQSDPVGAQCLRPENYDGGSGLQAPWLVTIALDGENCWEFYHRDGEPFLNALYTNLSDHPDIKLVTVSEFLDKFGTTATLESDRLHSGSWVDGSLTTWIGDPAKNRAWDLLTAARQVLANHPEATEETNPEAWEALYAAEGSDWFWWFGEGHSSNQDAMFDQLFREHLYAIYQALNEPIPEELRRPVEKHEATGVRGSVAEQNRRPESFIHPIIDGVGDEQDWDRAGRIEIGGARGTMHRSSALQRLWYGVDHLNFYLRLDFKTGAKPGKDFPPELRLLWYYPDKPMCNSPIPLAELPHEAPLNYFFHHQLGINLQTRSLWFHEARENHQWHARPTRAQMAFNKCLEIAIPWADLPTDPDWSLHLLLVMADMGRYREAAPENALVPISVP
- a CDS encoding ATP-binding protein gives rise to the protein MVPIKSLRTSNWLEDNQEYLGRSLDRVRLLLQQKLQRQLNDDAEIVPEEIDRELFEDEISWQWQTSPALEQLCETFGLSDFDRDLLLLCAGMELDRNWGNLCAGIHGDTQSNYPTFGLGLDIFPNKNWQALTANSPLRRWRLISVGAGNALTTAPLRIEERVLHYLMGATAFEEQLRFIVRPFSVKATRFSPLNIADLPPSHRQIAEEVAEILGNETREGFTLVQLCGSDVASKRSLAGVACELLGWNLHIMAADVIPIHANDIAELIQLWEREAILSNSALLLDCDEIDSNDLARENAIARMIENYHQPLIVTSRDRRHPRQRPFVTFDVKQPTPAEQRLLWQNALGSDTELNGYVNKLVSHFNLSVPEIYAACIKAGKAIADPPPFQGGPGGDLENNQDNNELGDRLWDACRIQARSRMEDLAQRIDSGNTWDDLVLPEAQRNTLREIVSHVRQRGKVYETWGFGGKNERGLGISALFAGSSGTGKTMAADIIAQQLELDLYRIDLSSIISKYIGETEKNLRKVFDAAEAGGSILLFDEADALFGKRSEVKDSHDRHANIEVAYLLQRMEAYRGLAILTTNIKSALDSAFLRRIRFVVQFPFPDLNQRKEIWQRIFPPQTPTEGLDYDKLAKLNVAGGNIRNVALNAAFMAADAGEPVMMKHILVAARSECMKLERVLTDSEIKGWV